A genomic segment from Neodiprion lecontei isolate iyNeoLeco1 chromosome 1, iyNeoLeco1.1, whole genome shotgun sequence encodes:
- the LOC124296612 gene encoding uncharacterized protein LOC124296612, producing MLERMQRLQKPLSHVLADSTDIESVSGIEWSQINCLLKVMKPLYDATQISCGVKYPTLSMVKPLLFGITNGLNSIEFDYDDASEMRREFIDNILNGLDVRFCEVDRDIIFKKSTYLDPRYKNYFYKEEEVKEIEDDIKLEIMRFLMPDNDSHELNVLTREHSGNQYSGFWSFMKRPTINAREKNLETLRNEILQEMVVYLNCGLINPQQDPLICNNRAILYFKRRYGGTQQLVNSTSPLKMHPPWRDAVVLDGTVFTANCQCGSSAEHKRMFPHYRTTVENGATKSDWRVTVEAAKTGVTAQRGHHIRTAQSMLVRDMVRGSLAEQGGATPQEEVRGHENRPATGTG from the exons ATGTTGGAAAGGATGCAAAGACTTCAAAAACCTTTGTCTCACGTTCTTGCTGATTCTACCGACATTGAGTCTGTATCTGGTATCGAATGGTCTCAAATAAATTGCTTACTGAAGGTAATGAAGCCGTTATATGACGCCACACAAATATCATGTGGAGTTAAATATCCGACTTTATCAATGGTAAAACCATTGCTGTTTGGGATAACAAATGGTCTGAATAGTATCGAATTTGACTACGACGATGCATCGGAAATGAGACGAGAATTTATAGATAATATCTTGAATGGTCTAGATGTCAGATTTTGTGAGGTTGATcgtgatattatttttaaaaaaagcacTTATCTGGATCCCcggtacaaaaattatttttacaaagaagaggaagtaaaagaaatAGAAGATGATATAAAGCTCGAAATTATGAGATTCTTGATGCCAGACAATGATTCTCATGAACTTAATGTTTTGACCAGAGAAC ataGTGGAAACCAGTATTCGGGATTTTGGAGTTTCATGAAACGACCAACAATTAACgcacgagaaaaaaatttagagacTTTGCGTAATGAAATATTGCAGGAAATGGTGGTGTATCTAAACTGTGGTTTGATAAATCCTCAGCAAGATCCACTTATTTG TAATAACCGGGCCATCCTCTACTTCAAGAGACGGTATGGGGGGACTCAGCAGCTGGTCAATTCGACCAGCCCGCTGAAAATGCACCCCCCCTGGCGTGACGCGGTGGTGCTGGACGGGACAGTGTTCACCGCCAACTGTCAGTGTGGCAGCTCAGCGGAGCACAAGCGTATGTTCCCGCACTACCGCACTACCGTGGAGAACGGGGCCACCAAGTCCGACTGGAGGGTGACGGTGGAGGCGGCTAAAACCGGCGTGACAGCGCAAAGGGGACACCACATCCGCACCGCGCAAAGCATGCTAGTGAG GGACATGGTGCGCGGCAGCCTGGCTGAACAGGGCGGTGCCACGCCACAAGAGGAAGTGAGAGGCCATGAAAACAGGCCGGCCACAGGGACGGGGTGA